In one Deltaproteobacteria bacterium genomic region, the following are encoded:
- a CDS encoding CBS domain-containing protein, with protein MKVKKRMAKKLVTIRKDATISDAIRLMKEHSIRHLPVIEGGKLVGWVTEGDIHQAYLASLIEQLSVGDIMIKNPITISPGANLEEAAELLYRHAIGGLPVVDGGKLVGVITVADIMAAFIEVMGILKESSRIDVILGGKPHAFESVSRVIMDHGSEIISVGMSAHQDRKKRVYYLRLTKCDVHAVANKIEEVGYKVVSMTE; from the coding sequence ATGAAGGTAAAAAAGAGGATGGCCAAAAAGTTGGTGACCATCAGGAAGGATGCCACCATCTCCGACGCCATCCGCCTCATGAAGGAACACTCCATCCGCCATCTGCCGGTGATCGAGGGGGGGAAGCTGGTAGGTTGGGTGACTGAGGGGGATATCCACCAAGCCTACCTCGCCTCCCTTATCGAGCAGCTGAGCGTGGGTGATATCATGATCAAAAACCCCATTACTATATCCCCAGGGGCCAATCTAGAGGAGGCAGCAGAGCTTCTCTATCGCCACGCGATAGGGGGCCTACCCGTAGTGGATGGAGGTAAGCTGGTTGGTGTCATCACCGTGGCCGATATCATGGCGGCCTTTATTGAGGTAATGGGGATCCTAAAGGAAAGCTCCCGGATCGATGTGATTCTGGGGGGGAAACCCCACGCCTTTGAAAGCGTCTCCAGGGTCATCATGGACCATGGGAGCGAAATCATCAGTGTGGGGATGTCCGCCCATCAAGACCGCAAAAAGCGGGTCTATTACCTCCGACTTACCAAGTGTGACGTGCATGCGGTGGCCAATAAGATAGAGGAGGTTGGGTATAAAGTGGTCTCCATGACGGAGTAA
- a CDS encoding DUF4332 domain-containing protein, with protein MGGRFKIHGFIGIALFVLAAVMMRQGQEPFTSYFYCFAWWSYILVADALVYWMQGESLLVNRTRPFLLMIPLSIFVWCIFEAFNFRLANWHYVNVPHEAWRRWVGYAVAYGTVLPGLCETAHLLKGMGIFRGVSWKVLNPSARLLRALVFLGGSSLLATLLLPRYCFPLVWIGFAFLLGPVNYRYGGDSLLQDIEKGELKGLLTLLVAGLICGFLWEFWNFWAQTKWIYTVPFFEEGKLFEMPMFGFLGFPPFAVSAYVIYCFFLLLRQRGRAWIRGALWALLPLFCLLIFTGIDRFTVISHFPLIKDLPGVQEEWKGRLQESGMRKVQDLLRRGQKGLVNVGIPPPEAEELIREAEMITLKGMGMENYLLLQKLGVGSLFDLVQQDPSDLYLRLNEINYRLQKSHRSFTPALVRLWVREAKRRAE; from the coding sequence ATGGGAGGAAGGTTTAAGATTCACGGCTTCATCGGGATCGCCCTCTTTGTCTTGGCCGCCGTGATGATGCGCCAGGGGCAAGAACCCTTTACTAGCTATTTCTATTGCTTCGCTTGGTGGTCCTATATTCTGGTCGCCGACGCCCTAGTTTATTGGATGCAGGGGGAATCCCTCCTTGTCAACAGGACCCGCCCTTTCCTCCTGATGATCCCCTTGTCGATCTTCGTCTGGTGTATCTTCGAGGCCTTTAATTTTCGGCTGGCAAACTGGCACTACGTCAACGTCCCTCATGAAGCCTGGAGGAGGTGGGTCGGATATGCCGTGGCCTATGGGACGGTCCTGCCCGGTCTGTGCGAGACAGCTCACCTCTTGAAGGGGATGGGGATCTTTCGAGGTGTATCATGGAAGGTGTTGAACCCCTCTGCTAGACTCCTTAGGGCCTTGGTTTTCCTGGGGGGGTCCTCACTGCTCGCCACCCTCCTTCTCCCCCGCTACTGCTTCCCCCTGGTATGGATAGGCTTTGCCTTCCTCCTGGGACCTGTTAATTACCGCTATGGCGGCGACTCCCTCCTGCAGGATATAGAGAAGGGTGAGCTGAAAGGGCTCTTGACCCTTCTTGTAGCAGGATTGATCTGCGGCTTTTTGTGGGAGTTTTGGAACTTCTGGGCCCAGACCAAATGGATCTACACCGTCCCCTTCTTTGAGGAGGGAAAACTGTTTGAGATGCCCATGTTTGGATTTCTAGGCTTTCCCCCCTTCGCCGTGAGCGCTTACGTTATCTATTGTTTCTTTCTATTGTTGAGACAGAGGGGTAGGGCCTGGATAAGGGGCGCCCTCTGGGCCCTTTTGCCTCTCTTCTGCCTCCTCATCTTTACCGGTATAGACCGTTTCACCGTGATCTCCCACTTCCCCTTGATCAAAGATCTCCCTGGGGTGCAGGAGGAATGGAAAGGGCGCCTGCAGGAGTCAGGGATGAGAAAGGTCCAAGATCTCCTCAGGAGAGGACAAAAGGGCCTAGTCAATGTGGGTATTCCCCCCCCAGAGGCAGAGGAACTTATTCGGGAGGCAGAGATGATCACCTTAAAAGGGATGGGGATGGAGAACTATCTCCTCCTCCAGAAACTAGGGGTGGGGAGCCTCTTTGATCTCGTTCAACAAGACCCCTCGGATTTATATCTGAGGTTAAATGAGATAAACTATCGCCTGCAAAAATCTCATCGGAGCTTTACTCCTGCCTTGGTGAGGCTCTGGGTGCGGGAGGCGAAAAGGAGGGCGGAATGA
- a CDS encoding class I SAM-dependent methyltransferase, whose translation MDRKERIEEEFELGEEGEAVQEYEALTDNFLYITALLIADEVAQLVEGRAGVALDLGAGPGSLVREMATRLPQFLVIGLDISLPMAQRGRERVRAEGVQNVAFVVADVHRLPFKSKSLEVIVSHGSMHHWRRVDIALAEIKQVLAEKGFIYISDLRRDAHDAVVQKIAALLNERQARAFLNSVRAAYTIEELSSLVSEAGLVHIRVEPEDFSRRTVMQNMRELRKSPMRGMRQAAINLRLVGGGN comes from the coding sequence ATGGACAGAAAAGAGAGGATAGAGGAAGAATTTGAGCTAGGGGAAGAGGGGGAGGCCGTCCAGGAGTACGAGGCCCTCACGGACAACTTCCTCTATATTACTGCCTTGCTCATCGCCGATGAGGTGGCCCAGCTGGTAGAAGGGCGCGCTGGGGTTGCCCTCGATCTGGGGGCCGGCCCGGGGAGCCTGGTCAGAGAGATGGCCACCCGCTTGCCCCAATTTTTGGTGATAGGGCTGGATATCTCCCTACCCATGGCCCAACGAGGCAGGGAGAGGGTCAGGGCCGAAGGGGTGCAGAATGTGGCCTTTGTGGTGGCCGATGTCCATCGACTTCCTTTTAAATCCAAGTCCCTAGAAGTTATTGTCAGCCACGGCTCGATGCACCACTGGCGCAGGGTAGATATCGCCCTGGCAGAGATCAAGCAGGTCCTCGCCGAAAAGGGGTTCATCTACATAAGCGATCTGAGACGGGATGCCCATGACGCAGTGGTCCAGAAAATCGCCGCTCTATTAAATGAGAGACAGGCCCGGGCCTTTTTAAATTCAGTGCGGGCGGCCTATACCATCGAGGAGCTTTCCTCATTGGTGAGTGAAGCCGGCCTAGTTCATATACGGGTGGAGCCGGAGGATTTCTCCCGCAGGACCGTCATGCAGAACATGAGGGAATTGAGGAAGTCCCCCATGAGGGGGATGCGTCAGGCCGCCATCAACCTACGGTTGGTTGGGGGAGGTAATTAG
- a CDS encoding PilZ domain-containing protein, translating to MKRKSREGERRTFKRLEVPIPLSMKLLGMFGTPSPINAEARNVSLDGLSTELKVILKDGRLLIQEGEEPIKLIPYLVLNEKMVELDIKTPPQGETIRAIGRVIWYDFGSRESLYYFKAGIFLEKMEMKDRKKWEEFVRNIA from the coding sequence ATGAAGAGGAAAAGCCGAGAGGGCGAACGCCGTACATTTAAGAGATTGGAGGTCCCTATTCCATTAAGTATGAAGCTGTTGGGGATGTTTGGTACTCCCTCACCCATCAATGCGGAAGCTAGAAATGTCTCTCTCGATGGCCTATCAACAGAGCTAAAGGTAATCTTAAAAGATGGGAGGCTCTTGATTCAGGAAGGAGAAGAACCCATAAAGCTGATTCCTTACCTAGTACTGAATGAAAAGATGGTGGAATTGGATATAAAGACACCTCCACAAGGCGAAACGATCAGAGCGATAGGAAGGGTTATATGGTATGACTTTGGCTCAAGGGAGTCGTTATATTATTTTAAGGCAGGGATCTTCTTAGAAAAAATGGAAATGAAAGATAGAAAAAAGTGGGAAGAATTCGTGAGAAATATAGCTTAA
- a CDS encoding 2,3-bisphosphoglycerate-independent phosphoglycerate mutase: MISEEIIRSLTVKTPSKIILLVLDGVGGLPVNGRTELETAHTPHLDELASRSICGVTDPVSPGITPGSGPGHLGMFGYDPLRYEIGRGVLEALGIGMELGRDDVVARGNFATMDQQRIIIDRRAGRIPTQRNIELCRLLQEDIKEIEGTRVEIRNGKEHRFVLRFSGEGLDGRLEDTDPQREGNPPRPPTPLAPEAERTARIVGLFLDRANQILKDHHPANTILLRGISQIPDVPSMSELFKLTPACIATYPMYKGLARLVGMEILETGENIADEFSTLRESYERFDFFYLHIKKTDSYGEDGNFQQKVEVIEEVDRHIPVLLRLGPDVIAVTGDHSTPSLLKGHSWHPNPFILCSKYERVDDVGEFSEAVCAKGGLGRFLAVDEMPLMLASALKLKKFGA, encoded by the coding sequence ATGATCAGCGAGGAAATCATCCGCTCTTTGACAGTGAAGACCCCCTCCAAGATTATTCTGTTGGTCTTGGATGGTGTCGGGGGGCTACCCGTTAATGGCAGGACTGAGTTGGAGACGGCCCATACCCCTCATCTGGATGAGCTGGCCTCCCGCTCCATCTGTGGGGTGACCGATCCTGTTTCCCCAGGGATCACCCCTGGAAGCGGACCAGGGCATCTGGGGATGTTCGGCTACGACCCCTTGAGATATGAGATCGGCAGAGGGGTTTTGGAGGCCCTGGGGATTGGGATGGAACTGGGAAGGGATGATGTGGTGGCCAGGGGGAACTTTGCCACCATGGACCAGCAAAGGATCATCATCGACCGCAGGGCCGGTCGCATCCCTACGCAGAGGAACATAGAGCTATGTCGTCTCCTGCAAGAGGATATCAAAGAGATAGAAGGGACGCGAGTGGAGATCAGGAACGGGAAGGAGCACCGCTTTGTCCTGCGGTTTTCTGGTGAGGGGTTGGATGGTCGTCTGGAGGATACCGATCCCCAAAGGGAGGGGAACCCCCCTAGGCCCCCCACTCCCTTGGCCCCGGAGGCGGAGAGGACCGCGCGAATAGTAGGTCTCTTTCTCGATAGGGCCAATCAAATATTAAAAGACCATCACCCAGCCAATACCATTCTCCTGAGGGGGATCTCCCAGATCCCCGACGTCCCCAGTATGTCTGAGCTATTCAAATTGACCCCTGCCTGCATTGCCACCTATCCCATGTACAAGGGGCTGGCCCGGCTGGTGGGGATGGAGATCCTGGAGACAGGCGAAAACATCGCTGATGAGTTTAGTACCTTAAGGGAGAGCTACGAACGATTCGACTTCTTCTACCTCCACATCAAAAAGACCGATAGTTACGGTGAAGATGGCAATTTTCAGCAGAAGGTTGAGGTCATCGAAGAGGTGGATCGGCATATCCCGGTGCTGCTGAGACTGGGGCCAGATGTCATCGCCGTGACCGGAGATCACTCCACCCCTTCATTGCTAAAGGGACACAGCTGGCATCCCAATCCCTTTATCCTCTGCTCTAAATATGAGAGGGTCGACGACGTGGGGGAATTCAGCGAGGCAGTGTGTGCCAAGGGCGGTCTGGGGAGGTTTTTGGCGGTAGACGAGATGCCCCTGATGCTCGCCTCGGCCCTGAAGCTGAAAAAATTCGGGGCATAA
- a CDS encoding deoxyribonuclease IV produces the protein MRSLGAHMSIAGGVYKALWRGKEIGCDTIQIFTKNANQWQAKPFIPEDIEAFHKARGETGIWPIVAHDSYLINLASPDKGLYERSLEALWEELQRAQALGLPYLVMHPGSHMGEGEEGGFYQIARGINLLHQRGMDVMVLLETTAGQGSNLGYRFEHFAKIIEMIEEDKKVGVCFDTCHVFAAGYDISTPEGYEATFEEFNRIIGLDRLKVVHLNDSKAASGTRIDRHEHIGQGHLGLGPFRRLLQDPHLATLPFILETPKGKDPQGEDWDAVNLRVLKELL, from the coding sequence ATGAGGTCTTTAGGAGCCCATATGTCCATCGCCGGTGGGGTCTATAAGGCCCTGTGGAGGGGGAAGGAGATAGGGTGCGATACTATCCAGATCTTTACCAAAAATGCCAACCAGTGGCAGGCCAAACCTTTTATCCCAGAGGATATAGAGGCCTTCCACAAGGCTCGGGGAGAGACAGGGATATGGCCTATAGTGGCCCACGACAGCTACCTGATCAACCTCGCCTCCCCCGATAAGGGGCTCTATGAGCGGTCCCTCGAGGCCCTCTGGGAGGAGTTGCAGCGGGCCCAGGCCCTGGGACTTCCCTATCTGGTGATGCACCCTGGGTCCCATATGGGAGAAGGGGAGGAAGGGGGGTTTTACCAGATAGCCCGGGGGATAAACCTCCTACATCAGAGGGGGATGGATGTGATGGTCTTGCTGGAGACCACGGCGGGGCAAGGGTCCAATCTGGGCTATCGCTTTGAGCACTTCGCCAAGATTATCGAGATGATCGAGGAGGATAAAAAGGTAGGGGTCTGCTTTGATACCTGCCATGTCTTCGCCGCCGGTTATGATATCAGCACCCCGGAGGGGTATGAAGCCACTTTTGAGGAATTTAATCGGATCATCGGCCTGGACCGTCTGAAGGTTGTCCACCTCAATGACTCCAAGGCCGCATCCGGCACCAGGATAGATCGCCATGAACATATAGGCCAGGGGCATCTGGGGTTAGGGCCCTTTCGCCGCCTCCTGCAGGACCCCCATTTGGCGACCCTCCCCTTTATCCTGGAGACCCCAAAGGGGAAAGACCCCCAAGGGGAGGATTGGGATGCAGTAAACCTGAGGGTCTTGAAAGAGTTGCTCTAG